One window of the Nocardia huaxiensis genome contains the following:
- a CDS encoding ABC transporter ATP-binding protein codes for MLEISQLTVRFGGITALQEVGFQVASGEMVGLIGPNGAGKTTLFNCMTRRYTPTTGTIRYDGRDLLAAPPHALAGLGIARTFQNLGLFPRLSVRDNVLVGAHHRAEAGFIGAALRLPGVRREEARLRAEVDEVLERLDLMEVADHLAAGLPFGTLKRIELARALAVRPKLLLLDEPVNGLSHGEVDEFAERLTGLRNELGLTVVVVEHHMGFVMGTCERVVCLEFGVVIAEGKPEEVQQHPAVIAAYLGTAA; via the coding sequence ATGCTCGAGATTTCCCAACTCACCGTCCGCTTCGGCGGGATCACCGCACTCCAGGAGGTCGGCTTTCAGGTCGCGTCAGGCGAGATGGTCGGGCTCATCGGGCCCAATGGGGCGGGGAAGACCACACTGTTCAACTGCATGACCCGGCGGTACACGCCGACCACGGGCACCATCCGCTACGACGGGCGCGATCTGCTGGCCGCGCCCCCGCACGCGCTGGCCGGGCTGGGCATCGCGCGGACCTTCCAGAATCTGGGACTGTTCCCGCGACTCTCGGTGCGCGACAACGTGCTCGTCGGCGCGCATCACCGGGCCGAGGCCGGATTCATCGGCGCCGCACTGCGGCTGCCCGGGGTCCGCCGCGAGGAGGCCCGGTTGCGCGCCGAGGTGGACGAGGTGCTCGAGCGCCTCGACCTCATGGAGGTCGCCGATCATCTCGCCGCCGGACTGCCCTTCGGCACGCTCAAGCGCATCGAGCTGGCGCGGGCGCTGGCCGTGCGGCCGAAACTGCTGCTGCTGGACGAGCCGGTGAACGGGCTCAGCCACGGCGAGGTGGACGAGTTCGCGGAGCGGCTCACCGGGCTGCGGAACGAGCTGGGCCTGACGGTCGTGGTGGTCGAACACCACATGGGCTTCGTCATGGGCACCTGCGAGCGGGTGGTGTGCCTGGAGTTCGGCGTCGTCATCGCCGAGGGCAAACCCGAAGAGGTGCAACAGCATCCGGCGGTCATCGCCGCCTATCTGGGCACTGCCGCGTGA
- a CDS encoding ABC transporter ATP-binding protein — translation MTEPFLTVRDLHAGYGGAKVVHGVSFSIARGEVCALLGPNGAGKTTLLRALCGMVRARGTIRLDGEEITGRAPEAVARRGVAHVPEGRGTFGALTVGENLRLGAYTRRDRKGVEAELARVFDFFPILKEKVREPAGGLSGGQQQMLAIGRALMLRPRLLLLDEPSLGLSPLITQELFGIVHTINREERTTVLVVEQNAHLALGVAHQAHVLETGRIVLSGTADQIRDNEQVARSYLGYRV, via the coding sequence GTGACTGAACCATTTCTGACCGTGCGGGACCTGCACGCCGGTTACGGCGGCGCGAAAGTCGTGCACGGAGTGAGCTTTTCGATCGCGCGCGGCGAAGTCTGCGCGCTGCTCGGACCGAACGGGGCGGGCAAGACCACCTTGCTGCGCGCCCTGTGCGGCATGGTCCGCGCCCGCGGCACGATCCGGCTGGACGGCGAGGAAATCACCGGCCGCGCACCGGAAGCCGTCGCCCGCCGCGGCGTGGCCCATGTTCCGGAGGGCCGCGGCACCTTCGGCGCGCTGACCGTGGGGGAGAACCTGCGGCTCGGCGCGTACACCCGACGGGATCGGAAGGGGGTCGAGGCCGAGCTGGCGCGGGTCTTCGACTTCTTTCCGATCCTGAAGGAGAAGGTGCGCGAACCGGCCGGCGGGCTGTCCGGTGGCCAGCAGCAGATGCTGGCCATCGGGCGGGCCCTCATGCTGCGCCCCCGCCTGCTGCTGCTCGACGAACCGTCGCTGGGGCTTTCCCCGCTGATCACGCAGGAACTCTTCGGGATCGTGCACACCATCAACAGGGAGGAGCGCACCACCGTGCTCGTGGTGGAACAGAACGCGCATCTGGCGCTGGGCGTCGCCCATCAGGCGCATGTGCTGGAGACCGGGCGAATCGTCTTGTCCGGCACCGCGGATCAGATTCGCGACAACGAACAGGTCGCGCGGTCCTATCTCGGATACCGGGTGTGA
- a CDS encoding branched-chain amino acid ABC transporter permease — translation MAGFLQQMLEGLSAGAIYAGLALALVLIYRFTGIVNFAQGELAMFSAFLAWQFVEGGMPFWMALIAALAISFAGGMLIERVVIRPVEGAPELTLVIVTVGLYFITNAAAGWIWSYQVKSFPNPFPDGALRAGGVSAGYGSLGVIAVVALVMAAIYLMFRYTRIGLAMRAVASNPVSARLSGIRVGAVLALGWGLSALVGAVSGVLSAPVLFLEPNMMGGVLIYAFAAATLGGFDSPGGAVVGGLIVGVAETLTGAYVDVIGTELKIGVPLAIILGVLLVRPQGLFGRAVVERV, via the coding sequence GTGGCCGGATTCCTACAGCAGATGCTCGAAGGGCTCAGTGCCGGTGCGATTTACGCCGGACTGGCCTTGGCCCTGGTGCTCATCTACCGCTTCACCGGGATCGTCAACTTCGCCCAGGGTGAGCTGGCCATGTTCTCGGCCTTCCTGGCCTGGCAGTTCGTCGAGGGCGGCATGCCGTTCTGGATGGCGCTGATCGCCGCGCTCGCAATCTCTTTCGCGGGCGGCATGCTCATCGAACGGGTGGTGATCCGGCCGGTCGAGGGCGCGCCCGAGCTGACCCTGGTGATCGTCACCGTCGGCCTGTACTTCATCACCAATGCGGCGGCCGGCTGGATCTGGTCGTATCAGGTGAAGTCGTTCCCGAATCCGTTCCCGGACGGGGCATTGCGTGCCGGTGGCGTCAGCGCCGGGTACGGCAGCCTCGGCGTGATCGCCGTGGTGGCGCTGGTGATGGCGGCCATCTACCTCATGTTCCGGTACACCCGAATCGGTTTGGCCATGCGGGCGGTGGCGAGCAATCCGGTGTCGGCGCGGCTCAGCGGGATTCGCGTCGGCGCGGTGCTCGCGCTCGGCTGGGGCCTGTCGGCGCTGGTCGGCGCGGTGTCCGGAGTGCTCTCCGCCCCGGTGCTTTTCCTCGAACCGAACATGATGGGCGGGGTTCTGATCTACGCCTTCGCCGCGGCCACCCTCGGCGGGTTCGACAGTCCGGGCGGCGCGGTGGTGGGCGGTCTCATCGTCGGCGTCGCCGAAACCCTCACGGGCGCATATGTGGATGTCATCGGCACCGAGCTGAAAATCGGTGTGCCGCTGGCGATCATCCTCGGCGTGCTGCTGGTGCGGCCGCAGGGTCTGTTCGGTCGAGCGGTGGTGGAGCGGGTATGA
- a CDS encoding branched-chain amino acid ABC transporter permease produces MSKNLIGAVVLVALACYLPFQLAPFHTFQLSMALVYAVALVGLNLLVGQTGQISLGHGAFLAVGAYTTAVLMDRWDTPYLATLPVAAAVTFVLGFALGIPALRLKGLYLALVTLAIAIFLVPLLKRFESLTGGSMGLTVAKIAPPEWSGLAEDQWLYFLALGVAVVSFLIIAGVRKSRVGRALNAIRDNETAAEVMGVRPAHYKTLAFAWSAMLAGLAGCVYTWVIAYVSPDSFATGLSITLLAGLVVGGLGSLWGPLLGGFFVMYVPGLAQDVNQAAPGVVFGLVIIAVMYLAPTGLAGLTGRVARRIEQFARKGKTNAH; encoded by the coding sequence ATGAGTAAGAACCTGATCGGGGCCGTTGTGCTGGTCGCGCTGGCTTGCTATCTGCCCTTCCAGTTGGCTCCCTTCCACACGTTCCAATTGTCGATGGCGCTCGTGTACGCGGTCGCGCTGGTGGGGTTGAACCTGCTGGTGGGGCAGACCGGGCAGATCTCGCTCGGGCACGGGGCCTTCCTCGCGGTCGGCGCGTACACCACCGCCGTGCTGATGGATCGTTGGGACACTCCGTATTTGGCGACATTGCCCGTCGCCGCCGCGGTCACCTTCGTGCTCGGGTTCGCGCTCGGCATTCCGGCGCTGCGCTTGAAGGGCCTCTATCTGGCGCTCGTCACGCTGGCCATCGCGATCTTCCTGGTGCCGCTGCTCAAGCGATTCGAATCGCTGACCGGCGGGTCCATGGGGCTCACCGTGGCGAAGATCGCGCCGCCGGAGTGGAGCGGGCTGGCCGAGGATCAGTGGCTGTACTTCCTGGCGCTGGGCGTCGCGGTGGTGAGTTTCCTGATCATCGCGGGCGTGCGGAAGTCGCGAGTCGGCCGGGCGCTCAACGCCATTCGCGACAACGAGACCGCCGCCGAGGTCATGGGCGTGCGGCCCGCGCACTACAAGACCCTCGCCTTCGCCTGGAGCGCCATGCTCGCCGGCCTGGCCGGGTGCGTCTACACCTGGGTGATCGCCTACGTCTCACCCGACTCCTTCGCCACCGGACTGTCCATCACGCTGCTGGCGGGGCTGGTGGTCGGTGGGCTGGGGTCGCTGTGGGGCCCGCTGCTGGGCGGATTCTTCGTCATGTACGTGCCCGGCCTCGCCCAGGACGTCAATCAAGCCGCGCCGGGAGTCGTCTTCGGCCTCGTGATCATCGCGGTCATGTACCTCGCGCCCACCGGATTGGCCGGTCTCACCGGCCGGGTGGCGCGCCGGATCGAACAGTTTGCTCGGAAAGGAAAAACCAATGCGCACTAG
- a CDS encoding ABC transporter substrate-binding protein, whose amino-acid sequence MRTRAFRAVGVAAAVLLSLTACGGRGDSGGTTAQGDCKGQQTIGITDTSIKLGGVYPLSGPASAYGEMPKGVRAYFDYVNAEKGGIGGRQVDYQVRDDGYQPPKTVEEVRRLVEQDQVFAVFQTLGTPTSSAVWDYLNDRKVPQVFVAGGATKWGSDQDHPWTIGWQPSYLAEGKAFAQYVKQQKPNATVAVLYQNDDFGKDLRDAFTAGIEGSGVTIVAQQSYEVTDPSVEAQVRNLSETKPDVLLNFSTPKFAAQAVAADVRNPDWNPLHLLSMVANSVSVLKPVGFPNVQGVISGAFTKDPSDPQWNTDAAMLLYKEKLAKYAPGADPTNTYSLVGWSAAESFHKTFEAAKCATREGLRDAARNISGISVDTLLPGITLKTGAGDAFPMEAIQIQRFEGDHWTPVGSVIDTGK is encoded by the coding sequence ATGCGCACTAGGGCTTTTCGTGCGGTCGGGGTGGCAGCCGCGGTGCTGCTGTCGCTGACCGCCTGTGGTGGCCGCGGCGACAGCGGCGGCACCACCGCGCAGGGCGACTGCAAGGGGCAGCAGACCATCGGCATCACCGACACCAGCATCAAGCTGGGCGGGGTGTACCCGCTGTCCGGGCCGGCCTCCGCCTACGGGGAGATGCCCAAGGGCGTGCGGGCCTACTTCGACTACGTCAATGCCGAGAAGGGCGGCATCGGCGGGCGTCAGGTCGACTACCAGGTGCGCGACGACGGGTACCAGCCGCCCAAGACGGTCGAGGAGGTGCGGCGGCTGGTCGAACAGGACCAGGTGTTCGCGGTCTTCCAAACCCTGGGCACACCAACGTCTTCCGCGGTGTGGGACTACCTCAACGACCGCAAGGTGCCGCAGGTGTTCGTCGCCGGCGGGGCCACCAAGTGGGGTTCCGATCAGGACCATCCCTGGACCATCGGCTGGCAGCCCAGCTATCTGGCCGAAGGAAAAGCCTTCGCGCAGTACGTGAAACAGCAGAAGCCGAATGCGACCGTGGCCGTGCTGTACCAGAACGACGACTTCGGCAAGGATCTGCGCGACGCCTTCACCGCCGGCATCGAGGGCAGCGGCGTCACGATCGTCGCTCAGCAGAGCTACGAGGTCACCGACCCTTCCGTGGAAGCGCAGGTGCGCAATCTGTCCGAGACCAAACCTGATGTGCTGCTGAACTTCTCGACCCCGAAGTTCGCCGCCCAGGCGGTCGCGGCCGATGTCCGCAATCCGGACTGGAATCCGCTGCACCTGCTGTCCATGGTCGCCAACTCGGTGTCGGTGCTGAAGCCGGTCGGCTTCCCGAACGTGCAGGGCGTCATCTCCGGAGCCTTCACCAAGGACCCCTCCGACCCGCAGTGGAACACCGACGCCGCCATGCTGCTCTACAAGGAGAAGCTGGCCAAGTACGCCCCCGGGGCCGACCCCACCAATACCTACAGCCTGGTCGGCTGGTCCGCCGCCGAGAGCTTCCACAAGACCTTCGAGGCCGCGAAATGCGCCACCCGCGAAGGACTCCGGGACGCCGCCCGCAATATCTCCGGCATTAGCGTCGACACGCTGCTGCCCGGCATCACCCTGAAAACCGGTGCGGGCGATGCCTTCCCGATGGAGGCGATCCAGATACAGCGCTTCGAAGGCGACCACTGGACTCCGGTCGGCTCCGTCATCGACACCGGCAAATGA
- a CDS encoding DUF4870 domain-containing protein has product MTSSQQPTNRPQPAGLDKKTSAILSYALGWVTGIIFLFVGKHDPDVRFHAAQSIVFFGAVSAANIALSILGSLLGALGIIFSLAGLAVAVLAVIVWIMAMLQANNTGGARAPLPIVGKLTTRYAEQLADAVG; this is encoded by the coding sequence ATGACATCTTCGCAACAGCCCACCAACCGCCCCCAGCCCGCCGGCCTGGACAAGAAGACCAGCGCGATCCTGTCCTACGCGCTGGGATGGGTCACCGGGATCATCTTCCTCTTCGTGGGAAAGCACGATCCTGACGTGAGATTCCATGCCGCACAATCGATTGTCTTCTTCGGGGCGGTCTCGGCGGCCAATATCGCGCTGAGCATCCTCGGCTCGCTCCTGGGCGCGCTGGGGATCATCTTCAGCCTCGCCGGACTCGCCGTCGCGGTTCTCGCGGTCATCGTCTGGATCATGGCCATGCTCCAGGCGAACAACACCGGCGGCGCCCGCGCACCGCTGCCCATCGTCGGAAAGCTCACCACCCGCTACGCCGAACAGCTGGCCGATGCGGTCGGGTAG
- a CDS encoding EF-hand domain-containing protein has protein sequence MPANDPADTFDLWDRDGDGQISAEDILLGIRALGLEIDEEAVSRLVAAADTDGDFLISRAEFDAARLGRDPEITDPDAAFDTFDTNRNELIELNELESLLRTCPALTDESAESLLTAADTDCDGYLSRAEFAALLAHLAR, from the coding sequence ATGCCAGCCAACGACCCGGCCGACACCTTCGATCTCTGGGACCGAGACGGCGACGGCCAGATCTCCGCCGAAGACATTCTCCTCGGCATCCGAGCCCTGGGCCTGGAAATCGACGAAGAAGCCGTCTCCCGGCTGGTGGCAGCCGCCGACACCGACGGCGACTTCCTCATCTCCCGAGCCGAATTCGATGCCGCCCGCCTGGGCCGCGACCCCGAAATCACGGACCCGGACGCCGCTTTCGACACCTTCGACACCAACCGCAACGAACTGATCGAACTGAACGAACTCGAATCCCTCCTCCGCACCTGCCCCGCCCTCACCGACGAATCCGCCGAATCGCTCCTCACCGCCGCCGACACCGACTGCGACGGCTATCTCAGCCGAGCCGAATTCGCTGCTCTCCTGGCCCACCTCGCGCGCTGA
- a CDS encoding serine/threonine-protein kinase, whose protein sequence is MPGEDRWLGHYRLIRLLGQGGMGQVWRAEDTHMGREVALKVLPGELADDAEYRKRFEREARLAARLRGPHVVPIHTFGERDGRLFIDMELVDGVDLGKVLAKFGPLTPSRAVDLIGQVGEALDTAHAAGLVHRDVKPSNVLTLQNGYAYLIDFGVARGSGQATITASGVALGTFAYMAPERIAGESEQNHRSDVYSLACMLYQCLTGKLPFTVTDPVQQLAAHLNNEPPRASTQSGVPAALDAVIARGMAKDPARRYASAGDLAKAARAALNSPPQTPPVPLPVARWDAGGRIPPQPTPPPRAQTPATPPPAAYAQHPMPAHYSGGIPRGVAGRAPIGIGRRVWWVVLGLLLAFFLLWSIATIGVTVTKGFGSVGENIAANLMFHAPFLIFVYLAIREIKRYQNRQ, encoded by the coding sequence GTGCCCGGGGAGGACCGCTGGCTGGGCCACTATCGGCTGATCAGGCTGCTCGGTCAGGGCGGCATGGGTCAGGTGTGGCGGGCCGAGGACACTCACATGGGGCGTGAGGTGGCACTCAAGGTGCTGCCCGGCGAACTCGCCGACGACGCCGAATATCGCAAACGCTTCGAACGTGAGGCGCGGCTGGCCGCCCGCCTGCGCGGACCGCACGTGGTGCCCATCCACACCTTCGGCGAACGCGACGGGCGGCTGTTCATCGACATGGAACTGGTCGACGGCGTCGACCTCGGCAAGGTGCTCGCCAAATTCGGCCCCCTCACCCCCTCCCGCGCCGTCGACCTCATCGGCCAGGTCGGCGAGGCCCTCGACACCGCACACGCCGCCGGCCTCGTACACCGGGACGTGAAGCCCTCCAACGTCCTAACCCTCCAGAACGGCTACGCCTACCTCATCGACTTCGGCGTCGCCCGTGGCAGCGGCCAGGCCACCATCACCGCCTCGGGCGTGGCCCTGGGCACCTTCGCCTACATGGCCCCCGAACGCATAGCCGGTGAGAGCGAACAGAACCACCGCTCGGACGTCTACTCCCTGGCCTGCATGCTCTACCAATGCCTCACGGGCAAACTGCCTTTTACCGTCACCGACCCCGTACAGCAGCTCGCCGCCCACCTCAACAACGAACCGCCTCGCGCCAGCACGCAATCCGGCGTCCCCGCCGCCCTGGACGCGGTCATAGCGCGCGGCATGGCCAAGGATCCCGCTCGCCGCTACGCCAGCGCCGGCGACCTGGCGAAAGCCGCACGAGCAGCCCTGAATTCACCCCCGCAGACCCCGCCGGTCCCGCTGCCGGTGGCCAGATGGGATGCGGGAGGCCGGATTCCGCCGCAACCGACCCCACCGCCCCGCGCGCAGACCCCCGCGACTCCGCCCCCCGCCGCGTACGCACAGCACCCGATGCCCGCGCACTACTCCGGCGGAATACCGCGCGGTGTGGCGGGCCGAGCGCCGATCGGTATAGGCCGTCGCGTGTGGTGGGTGGTACTGGGGCTGTTGCTCGCGTTCTTCCTGCTCTGGTCGATCGCCACAATTGGTGTGACGGTCACCAAGGGTTTCGGTTCGGTCGGCGAGAACATCGCCGCCAACCTCATGTTCCATGCGCCGTTTCTGATCTTCGTCTATCTCGCCATCCGCGAGATCAAGCGCTACCAGAATCGGCAATAG
- a CDS encoding SCO5389 family protein: MSLDVPTALLERAERGEVSDAEFVECVRNSLPYAYEVVSRVAADLHSGTAEFADNVIPPPDETARGQLLRAMASDAIRGGLERHFGVKLAFQNCHRVAAFPLASVGGDTYSTFISTRAQLLNQSPELRNC, translated from the coding sequence ATGTCACTCGACGTACCCACCGCACTACTGGAACGTGCTGAACGCGGTGAAGTCAGCGACGCCGAGTTCGTCGAATGCGTCCGTAACTCGCTGCCCTACGCCTACGAGGTGGTCAGCCGGGTGGCGGCCGACCTGCATTCCGGCACCGCGGAATTCGCCGACAACGTGATCCCGCCGCCGGACGAAACCGCCCGCGGACAGCTGCTGCGCGCCATGGCGTCCGACGCCATCCGCGGCGGCCTGGAACGCCACTTCGGCGTGAAGCTCGCCTTCCAGAACTGCCACCGCGTAGCGGCCTTCCCGCTCGCCTCCGTAGGCGGCGACACCTACAGCACGTTCATCTCCACCCGCGCCCAGCTGTTGAACCAGAGCCCGGAGCTCCGCAACTGCTGA
- a CDS encoding nitronate monooxygenase, with translation MLLDELGTPIVLAPMAGGPSTPELAAAVSTAGGLGFIAAGYLSANDLAVRIKSTRELTSAAFGVNLFVPSAPTPVDRFSGYVEDLAREFPVGEPRFDSDDWDAKLDLLVAEPVAVVSCTFGCPSPAEIERLHAAGSEVWVTVTSVAEARVAVEAGADVLIAQGAEAGGHRGSFTDRPEDDVTDPLGLLTLLQLLRAAVDRPLVAAGGIATGAAVAAVLLAGAAAAQLGTAFLRCPEAGTPALLRDGITLDTPTMLTRAFTGRRARGLRNRFMLEHTGAPAAYPEIHYATGPLRAAARADGNADAVNLWAGQAHTLAPELPAAEMVRQLSVDAKAAVQRALSIRIQGY, from the coding sequence GTGCTTCTCGATGAGCTGGGTACTCCGATCGTTTTGGCCCCCATGGCGGGCGGCCCGTCCACACCCGAACTCGCCGCGGCGGTGTCCACCGCGGGCGGACTGGGGTTCATAGCAGCTGGCTATTTGAGCGCGAATGACTTGGCCGTACGCATCAAGAGCACGCGGGAGCTGACGTCCGCGGCGTTCGGCGTCAACCTCTTCGTGCCGTCCGCGCCGACGCCGGTCGATCGCTTCAGCGGATACGTCGAAGACCTGGCGCGCGAATTCCCGGTCGGGGAACCGCGATTCGACAGTGACGACTGGGATGCCAAGCTCGATCTGCTGGTCGCCGAGCCGGTGGCGGTGGTGTCGTGCACCTTCGGCTGCCCGTCCCCCGCCGAGATCGAGCGGCTGCACGCGGCCGGGTCCGAGGTGTGGGTGACGGTGACGTCGGTGGCCGAGGCGCGGGTGGCCGTCGAGGCGGGCGCGGATGTGCTGATCGCCCAGGGCGCGGAGGCGGGCGGGCATCGCGGCAGCTTCACCGATCGGCCCGAGGACGATGTCACCGATCCGCTCGGATTGCTGACGCTGTTGCAATTGCTGCGGGCCGCGGTGGACCGGCCGCTGGTGGCGGCGGGCGGCATCGCCACGGGCGCGGCGGTGGCGGCGGTGCTGCTGGCGGGCGCCGCCGCGGCACAGCTCGGCACCGCGTTCCTGCGCTGCCCCGAGGCCGGCACGCCGGCGCTGCTGCGCGACGGGATCACCCTCGACACTCCGACCATGCTGACCCGGGCTTTCACCGGCCGGCGGGCCCGCGGGCTGCGCAATCGATTCATGCTGGAGCACACCGGCGCTCCGGCCGCCTACCCCGAGATCCATTACGCCACCGGGCCTTTGCGGGCGGCCGCGCGGGCCGACGGAAATGCCGACGCGGTGAATCTCTGGGCAGGTCAAGCACATACGCTCGCACCCGAGCTGCCGGCCGCCGAAATGGTGCGGCAACTTTCAGTGGATGCCAAAGCCGCAGTGCAACGGGCACTTTCGATACGAATCCAGGGTTATTGA
- a CDS encoding M23 family metallopeptidase: MDLLGDCGAGRAGTATRSTRHRAESTTTDRVKVAAGTAVAAGALIGAVTQLVPAIAHASPLAPSHEDQQTADEPVLLKNAAQKFKGGVGDIAATEVTQDAPPVAAAAPVADVAAPAPFGLTNLPPELSTPLVQAENALKQLQQTIAPQQAVRPVAGVISSGYGARWGAMHYGIDFADTLGAPIHSVMSGTVIEAGPASGFGLWVRVQQDDGTTAVYGHVNDMYVSAGQRVNAGDVIASVGNRGNSTGPHLHLEIWDAAGGKMDPLPWLASKGVIMQQQWGPDQ, from the coding sequence ATGGATTTGCTGGGTGATTGTGGCGCGGGCCGTGCAGGCACCGCGACTCGTAGTACCCGGCACCGAGCCGAATCGACCACCACCGACCGCGTGAAGGTCGCCGCCGGAACCGCGGTCGCCGCGGGCGCTCTCATCGGCGCCGTGACGCAGCTGGTTCCCGCTATCGCCCACGCCTCGCCGCTGGCCCCCTCGCACGAGGATCAGCAGACCGCCGATGAACCGGTGCTGCTGAAGAACGCGGCCCAGAAATTCAAGGGCGGCGTCGGCGATATCGCCGCCACCGAGGTCACCCAGGACGCGCCGCCGGTCGCCGCGGCCGCCCCCGTCGCGGATGTGGCCGCCCCCGCCCCCTTCGGTCTCACCAACCTGCCGCCGGAGCTGTCCACGCCGCTGGTCCAGGCCGAGAACGCGCTCAAGCAGCTGCAGCAGACCATTGCCCCGCAGCAGGCCGTGCGCCCCGTCGCCGGCGTCATCAGCTCGGGCTACGGCGCCCGCTGGGGCGCAATGCATTACGGCATCGACTTCGCCGACACCCTCGGCGCGCCCATCCACTCCGTCATGAGCGGCACGGTCATCGAGGCCGGTCCGGCCTCCGGTTTCGGCCTGTGGGTCCGGGTTCAGCAAGATGATGGCACCACCGCGGTGTACGGCCACGTGAACGACATGTACGTGTCGGCCGGGCAGCGCGTGAACGCCGGTGACGTCATCGCATCAGTTGGTAATCGCGGCAATTCCACAGGTCCTCACTTGCACCTGGAGATCTGGGATGCCGCCGGAGGGAAGATGGATCCGCTGCCATGGCTGGCCAGCAAGGGCGTAATCATGCAGCAGCAGTGGGGCCCGGACCAGTAG
- a CDS encoding helix-turn-helix transcriptional regulator: protein MTTLDDLFDPASLHGRAYAVLVQHPRSTALEVAERLGSPPRVAEAALEALCHLDAAVRLAEPNGVVRWDAHAPEALSEAETRRRSRDMLRMQSAAARLGETFRSVRRTTDADGAVVAVYERRQLLADFEDLQHTAHSNVKVVERGPFLSDVDTEERLFELKSARIQAGIDYRTLYQETIYQDPERLRHVLATNAVGAQARTLPDPPMKLILADDRRAVLVLHTDERRGDPMGVRVGPSPTLDLLVKTFDALWSMATPISVNPAEALDERDRAILTLMSMGATDDTIARRLGLSRRTVVRRTASLLERLGASTRFQAGVQATRRGWL, encoded by the coding sequence GTGACTACGCTTGACGACCTGTTCGACCCCGCTTCGCTGCACGGCCGCGCATACGCCGTACTCGTGCAACATCCCCGGTCGACCGCGCTCGAGGTCGCGGAACGACTCGGGAGTCCGCCGCGCGTGGCCGAGGCCGCGCTGGAGGCGCTCTGTCATCTCGACGCGGCGGTGCGGCTGGCCGAACCCAATGGCGTCGTGCGCTGGGACGCGCACGCGCCGGAAGCGCTGTCGGAGGCCGAAACTCGGCGTCGCAGCCGCGACATGCTGCGAATGCAGTCCGCCGCAGCACGTTTGGGGGAGACCTTCCGTTCGGTGCGGCGCACCACCGACGCCGACGGCGCCGTGGTCGCCGTCTACGAAAGACGCCAGTTGCTGGCCGATTTCGAGGATCTGCAGCACACCGCGCACTCCAATGTGAAGGTCGTGGAGCGCGGCCCGTTCCTGTCCGATGTGGACACCGAGGAGCGGCTGTTCGAGCTGAAGTCCGCGCGCATCCAGGCGGGGATCGACTACCGGACCCTGTACCAGGAGACGATCTACCAGGACCCAGAAAGACTGCGGCACGTGCTGGCCACGAATGCCGTAGGCGCACAGGCGCGTACGCTGCCCGATCCGCCGATGAAGCTGATCCTCGCCGACGACCGCCGGGCGGTGCTGGTACTGCACACCGACGAGCGTCGCGGCGATCCCATGGGCGTGCGGGTGGGCCCGTCGCCCACCCTGGATCTGCTGGTCAAGACCTTCGACGCGCTGTGGTCCATGGCCACGCCCATTTCGGTGAATCCGGCCGAGGCGCTCGACGAACGCGACCGCGCGATTCTCACCCTCATGAGCATGGGGGCCACCGACGACACCATCGCGCGGCGGCTGGGCCTGTCCCGGCGAACCGTGGTGCGCCGCACCGCCAGTCTGCTGGAGCGGCTCGGGGCGAGCACCAGATTCCAGGCGGGCGTACAGGCTACCCGGCGCGGCTGGTTGTAG